The genomic segment TCAAGTTTTACTCTGCCTTTTTATCCAAATAAGATAGCTTCAAATTTTAGACTACATCTTCTTAAGCCCGTATCTTTATAATAAGGTGATAATTAGTCATATTCGAAAGGAATTTAATCAATACTAATTAAAAGAAAGCCACTTCAGCAGTGGCTTTCTAGTTTGGTGTTGGGCTTATTTTTTGGGCTTTTCACGACGACCAGTTTTTTCTGCACAAATTCTTTGAAACCATCGCTTGAAAGTTCATGACCATAACCCGAATTTTTAATCCCGCCAAATGGCAGCTCTGGCGCAGTATCGGTATACCAGTTGATCCAGATCATGCCAGTTTCTACACGTGAAGCCAGCTTTTTCGCCCGCTCAATATTTTGTGAATGAATCACGCCTCCGAGACCATAATTAGAATCATTGGCAATCGATACAATTTCATCTTCATCTTTTGCGACATAGATCTGTGCCACAGGACCAAAGAATTCTTCATACCAGGCCGGATTATCACGGCTGATATTTTCCAGAATAGTTGGCTGATAGAAATTACCTTCATGCTCATAAGGCTTACCACCAGTCACGACTTTCGCGCCATTCTCTACTGCCTTATCAACCTGCTTGGTCAGTTTTTCCAACGCATCTGCTGAGGACAGCGGGCCAAGTGTAGTTTCAGAATCCAACGGATCACCAATTTTTAAGCCTTCAAAGACCTTGATCATGCCCGATTTAAATTGTTCCGCAATTTTCTCATGCAGGATAAAACGTTTAGCTGCTGTACAAACCTGCCCCGTGTTATTAACGCGTGCCTGACAGCCGATTTTGATCGCTTTTTCCAGATCAGCATCATCCAGCACAATAAATACATCATTACCGCCTAATTCTAGTGTCGATTTGGTGACATGTTTCCCAGCTTGCCCTGCTACTGCACGCCCTGCGCCTTCTGAACCTGTGAGAGCAACGCCTTGTACACGCGGATCCGCGATAATATCTGCGACCTGATCGCTACTGATAAACAGATTAGTCCACACACCTTTCGGCGCGCCTGCATCCAGAATCAACTGTTCAAAGGCTTCAGCACATTGCGGAACAATGCTGGCGTGCTTGGCTACCACAGGGTTACCAATCGCGCAGTTTGGGGCAAAGACACGCATCAACTGATAAAAAGGAAAGTTCCAGGGTTCTACTGCCATGATGATGCCTAAGGGATGATGCTCTACCCATGCTTCTCCTAGTTCCGTTTCATAAGAAACTGGCGCTAAAAACTCTTTGGCATGATCTGCATAATACTCAGCAATTTTGGCACAGCTTTCGATCTCACCTTCACTCTGCTTGATCAGCTTACCCATATCCAGTGTCATGATTTTAGCCAGTTCTGACTTGCGTTCCCGCATATTGTTTGCCAGTTTGCTAAGTACCTCAATCCGGGTATCTACTTGTTGAGTCCAATCCGACTTCAGGATTTTTTCTGCGGTATCCAAGGCATTTTGGATATCTTGATCAGTGTGTGA from the Acinetobacter sp. YWS30-1 genome contains:
- a CDS encoding NAD-dependent succinate-semialdehyde dehydrogenase, with translation MSYQSINPFNNQKLKDYPSHTDQDIQNALDTAEKILKSDWTQQVDTRIEVLSKLANNMRERKSELAKIMTLDMGKLIKQSEGEIESCAKIAEYYADHAKEFLAPVSYETELGEAWVEHHPLGIIMAVEPWNFPFYQLMRVFAPNCAIGNPVVAKHASIVPQCAEAFEQLILDAGAPKGVWTNLFISSDQVADIIADPRVQGVALTGSEGAGRAVAGQAGKHVTKSTLELGGNDVFIVLDDADLEKAIKIGCQARVNNTGQVCTAAKRFILHEKIAEQFKSGMIKVFEGLKIGDPLDSETTLGPLSSADALEKLTKQVDKAVENGAKVVTGGKPYEHEGNFYQPTILENISRDNPAWYEEFFGPVAQIYVAKDEDEIVSIANDSNYGLGGVIHSQNIERAKKLASRVETGMIWINWYTDTAPELPFGGIKNSGYGHELSSDGFKEFVQKKLVVVKSPKNKPNTKLESHC